A stretch of DNA from Candidatus Saccharibacteria bacterium oral taxon 488:
CTTTGGCGTAAGCGCGAACAGTATAAGTTGTATCAGCCATGATTACTTCTTATCCTTTCCGCCGTGCTTACGGAACTTACGAGTTGGACTAAACTCACCGAGTTTGTGGCCAACCATGTTTTCGGTAATTAGCACAGGTACGTGCATCTTACCGTTGTAGACAGCAATCGTTCGACCGACCATTTCTGGGGTGATAGTCGAAGCGCGCGCCCACGTTTTGATAACGGTTCGATCGTCAAGGCTGAGAGCAGCGACTTTTTTCGCAAGCT
This window harbors:
- the rpsS gene encoding 30S ribosomal protein S19 yields the protein MSRSLKKGPFVDVKLAKKVAALSLDDRTVIKTWARASTITPEMVGRTIAVYNGKMHVPVLITENMVGHKLGEFSPTRKFRKHGGKDKK